Proteins encoded in a region of the Bacillus sp. T3 genome:
- a CDS encoding site-specific integrase translates to MTKKVIIKTGKQERYAVIFDERKDPRTGRLQIKQKMFNSRQEADVFLEELGSVKEDVRNQMTMDQKDEEESTQISFKQFAKEWFYNEHSQVVTAQTFKVRQVLLDRHIAPYFGDMHLHEITEKEIIGLYTEKMREGYSEGTIKGIQNFLTTLFRSAVKKGYLDKHPMSSMKKIKAPYRNPIILSDSEIKGLLEIANEEGEGKMYEFALSTGLRLPEILALTWRDIDFEQQTTNVDKIVDSGGYGNHNIVKMRSGYRKVNMAEYLLPLLQKHKDEQKLRKEELGDRYHSELDLVFPNKDGGIQKPSTVRARFNRLVGKANIRRISFHDLRKTHAALLIKAGVSPVVVMYQLGYKSIETIINFLGPQYLDPKIIIHPFGNNEKDND, encoded by the coding sequence ATGACTAAAAAAGTAATAATCAAAACTGGAAAGCAAGAAAGATATGCAGTGATCTTTGATGAGAGAAAAGACCCTCGAACTGGTAGGCTCCAAATTAAGCAAAAAATGTTTAACTCTCGTCAAGAAGCTGATGTATTTCTTGAAGAACTAGGAAGTGTTAAAGAAGATGTACGAAATCAAATGACAATGGATCAAAAGGATGAGGAAGAATCTACTCAAATTTCTTTCAAGCAATTTGCCAAAGAGTGGTTTTATAATGAGCATTCTCAAGTGGTTACAGCACAGACTTTTAAAGTAAGACAAGTATTATTAGATAGGCATATTGCTCCGTACTTTGGAGATATGCACCTTCATGAAATCACTGAGAAAGAAATAATTGGACTATATACTGAGAAAATGCGGGAAGGTTATTCAGAAGGCACAATCAAGGGTATTCAGAACTTTTTAACCACCTTGTTTCGTTCAGCTGTTAAAAAAGGGTATCTTGATAAACACCCTATGAGTTCTATGAAGAAAATAAAGGCTCCGTATCGTAATCCAATTATTTTAAGTGATTCAGAGATAAAAGGGTTGCTAGAAATAGCAAACGAAGAAGGTGAAGGAAAGATGTATGAATTTGCACTATCTACTGGACTAAGACTACCAGAAATATTGGCACTTACTTGGAGAGATATTGATTTTGAACAACAAACGACAAATGTTGATAAAATTGTTGATTCCGGTGGTTATGGCAACCACAACATTGTCAAAATGAGAAGTGGGTATCGAAAGGTAAATATGGCGGAGTATTTATTACCTTTGCTGCAAAAACACAAAGATGAACAAAAGTTGAGGAAGGAGGAACTTGGTGATAGATATCACAGTGAACTTGACCTTGTTTTTCCAAATAAAGATGGTGGAATCCAAAAGCCATCAACCGTTCGTGCTAGATTTAATCGGTTAGTTGGTAAAGCGAATATTCGTAGAATTTCCTTTCATGATTTAAGGAAAACACATGCTGCCTTGCTTATTAAAGCCGGTGTTTCACCTGTTGTAGTAATGTATCAATTGGGTTATAAGAGTATTGAAACGATTATTAACTTTTTAGGACCTCAATATCTGGACCCTAAAATCATAATTCATCCCTTTGGAAATAATGAGAAAGATAACGATTAG
- a CDS encoding site-specific integrase, whose translation MDKFYYSKIHDKYAPIDLDFMDGFIEYLHDNKTKSQAKLGFTVVKSFMDLLVDYDLMEYNPLRHFKNPFYYESFRNRALSDEECLKLLKAAYDLDPFFQQYYLILLLQTTCGLRAKELCMLTVSQVDFEHKVIVIDNGRKTKIGTVRMTDALQKKLREYMNHPYFKAWTKEKDKELFFMKNKPFTPADLNKLLDKLRKKAKITRKVTNHDLRATMAYLLYKEGNDYKSIQRQLRHKKLKTTLGYLPIHVELNGYLD comes from the coding sequence TTGGACAAGTTTTATTACAGCAAGATTCATGATAAGTATGCCCCGATTGACCTCGATTTTATGGATGGATTTATTGAGTATCTTCACGATAATAAAACCAAATCACAAGCGAAACTTGGTTTTACCGTCGTAAAAAGCTTTATGGACTTATTGGTGGATTATGACTTGATGGAATATAATCCACTGAGACATTTTAAAAATCCATTCTACTACGAATCGTTTCGAAACAGAGCGTTAAGTGATGAAGAGTGTTTAAAACTGCTAAAGGCAGCTTACGATTTGGATCCATTTTTTCAACAATACTATTTGATCCTTTTGTTGCAAACCACTTGTGGATTAAGAGCAAAGGAATTATGTATGCTTACTGTTTCGCAAGTAGATTTCGAACACAAAGTCATTGTCATTGATAATGGGCGTAAAACCAAAATTGGTACGGTTCGAATGACAGATGCCCTCCAAAAGAAGCTTAGGGAGTATATGAATCATCCCTATTTTAAAGCTTGGACAAAGGAAAAAGATAAGGAGTTGTTTTTTATGAAAAACAAGCCTTTTACTCCGGCGGATCTTAATAAATTGTTGGATAAACTTAGAAAGAAGGCAAAAATAACACGAAAAGTAACCAACCATGATCTAAGAGCAACAATGGCCTATCTATTGTATAAAGAGGGAAACGATTATAAGTCGATTCAAAGACAACTTCGACATAAGAAATTAAAAACAACGCTCGGTTACTTACCCATTCATGTTGAATTAAATGGGTATCTGGATTAG
- a CDS encoding tyrosine-type recombinase/integrase has translation MALEKEDHPQFTIQDEVQTLLKKYGQVLVEKELGSIGLLLTEKKNPKNKEITLLEAAQHFLEDEFSTYQSVSPSSQSSYKSETRSFCKYFRVNIDEDISTDVLLKEVLTSEKLEDYIQQPDIAESTRRKKAAFLRTFIDSVARDLLSEKKINQLNKRALHLDDPDPQPPRAFTAEQIDYLLNLSRLTRCALRNYTILWTLVGTGIRVDELHFQIGDVNLEKGWIKVKAKGRKERAKVKRFMTKGAIKVMKYYINFTYPHLKNVLCETDYNRRYVFSDDNGKNALSNRAIQKMVRGLIDTAIEDKVIQDKVWDSDRGEEVKVNYSTHSFRHSFAIYALESGMNIYIVKELLGHKSIGSTEVYLNLFDEQYQKAIDKHPFAQLETDQLKHLGVDV, from the coding sequence GTGGCACTAGAAAAAGAGGACCATCCTCAATTCACCATCCAGGATGAAGTTCAAACGCTTTTGAAAAAATACGGGCAGGTTCTGGTGGAAAAAGAACTTGGCTCCATAGGGCTTCTTTTAACGGAAAAAAAGAACCCTAAAAATAAAGAGATAACATTGTTGGAGGCAGCACAGCACTTTTTAGAGGATGAATTTTCAACCTACCAAAGTGTTTCCCCTTCCTCACAGTCATCCTATAAAAGTGAAACGAGAAGTTTTTGTAAGTATTTTAGGGTAAATATCGATGAGGATATATCAACGGATGTCTTGTTAAAAGAGGTATTAACCTCTGAAAAGTTAGAGGATTATATACAACAGCCAGATATAGCGGAGTCAACTCGAAGAAAAAAGGCGGCTTTTTTAAGGACCTTTATTGATTCAGTAGCAAGGGATCTCCTAAGCGAGAAAAAAATCAATCAATTAAATAAAAGGGCACTTCACCTGGATGACCCAGACCCACAGCCCCCACGAGCCTTTACGGCAGAACAAATTGATTATTTACTTAATTTGTCCCGCTTAACACGGTGTGCCCTTCGAAACTATACGATTCTTTGGACGCTCGTGGGAACAGGGATTCGAGTGGATGAGTTACATTTTCAAATTGGTGATGTGAATCTTGAAAAAGGTTGGATAAAAGTCAAAGCGAAAGGACGGAAAGAACGAGCAAAAGTGAAACGGTTCATGACAAAAGGGGCCATCAAGGTAATGAAATACTATATCAATTTTACTTACCCACACTTAAAGAATGTGTTATGTGAGACGGACTACAATCGCCGTTACGTTTTTTCGGATGACAATGGAAAAAACGCCCTGTCCAATCGGGCCATTCAAAAAATGGTAAGGGGGTTGATTGATACGGCTATTGAGGACAAAGTGATTCAAGATAAAGTATGGGACAGTGATCGTGGAGAAGAGGTGAAAGTAAACTATTCGACCCATTCGTTCCGTCACTCGTTTGCGATCTATGCCCTAGAAAGCGGGATGAATATTTATATTGTTAAGGAACTATTGGGACACAAATCTATTGGATCTACAGAAGTTTATTTAAATTTATTTGATGAGCAGTACCAAAAAGCAATAGATAAACATCCATTTGCACAGCTTGAAACTGATCAATTAAAACACTTGGGAGTTGATGTCTAG
- a CDS encoding site-specific integrase yields MKHFKNIKTFFRTLYHMRFIKNDITRGIRNIEGDDYQSRYMPTDTEIEKFFTAIEQYSDTPLLDKLAFGFMLYLGFRSCELAKLQWENINWSLKDVKFTAKGGKGHSLPLPSPLMDLLQEVEKQGNGLVFGMKNQQLRAILSLKYRIFTLIADWKEASGPHQLRHVYITRLTEKDVTPKVLKRLARHDNLATTSLYIHRMEGEVGDKVKQISFPWEVN; encoded by the coding sequence ATGAAACATTTTAAAAATATCAAAACCTTCTTTAGAACCCTCTATCATATGAGGTTTATTAAAAACGATATTACAAGAGGCATACGGAATATCGAGGGGGATGATTATCAATCTCGTTATATGCCAACGGATACGGAAATAGAAAAATTCTTTACCGCGATCGAACAATATTCCGACACGCCACTACTAGATAAACTCGCATTCGGGTTTATGCTCTATCTTGGATTTCGCTCATGTGAACTGGCAAAATTACAATGGGAAAACATCAATTGGAGCCTTAAGGACGTAAAGTTTACAGCAAAGGGAGGAAAGGGACACTCCTTACCGCTTCCTTCACCGCTTATGGATCTCTTGCAAGAAGTGGAAAAACAAGGAAATGGGTTAGTGTTTGGAATGAAGAATCAACAACTAAGAGCCATATTGTCTTTAAAGTACCGAATATTCACCTTGATTGCAGACTGGAAAGAGGCGAGTGGTCCCCACCAGTTGCGCCACGTTTATATCACGCGTTTAACTGAGAAAGACGTAACGCCTAAAGTGCTTAAACGTTTGGCTCGACACGACAACCTAGCCACGACTTCCCTCTATATCCATCGAATGGAAGGGGAAGTTGGAGATAAAGTAAAGCAGATTTCGTTTCCGTGGGAGGTGAATTAA
- a CDS encoding helix-turn-helix domain-containing protein — MKNSKKHTTWESLPDFLTAQQISEFLGISRRRVYELFQLHVNHGGIPVLQIGTSKRVEKNDLKQWVIESKKKNQHMIN, encoded by the coding sequence ATGAAAAATTCAAAAAAACACACTACTTGGGAATCACTCCCTGACTTTTTGACAGCACAACAGATTTCCGAGTTCCTAGGAATCTCGAGAAGAAGGGTTTATGAGCTATTTCAACTTCATGTGAATCATGGTGGAATTCCTGTTTTGCAAATTGGAACATCCAAAAGAGTGGAAAAAAATGACTTGAAACAATGGGTTATAGAGTCAAAGAAGAAGAACCAACACATGATTAACTAA
- a CDS encoding tyrosine-type recombinase/integrase, translating to MKGHYKKRGCTCPIDNCTCGKTWSFVIDVGRNPKNGRRKQATGAGFKTREEAELAAASLLNEINQGSYIKESNILFKDFAQKWLLTYSERTGCKPSTIRLRQYSINKLLPYFSPLKLKMISDELYQAVLDDLKEQGLSQSTLEGIHVTCKMIFKMALSKRMLKFNPIEFAYIPRDKKVIIESEEDEETVEEELPKYFEKEELAQFLEIVYEKGLYMDEPIFITLAYTGMRVGELVVLKWKDIDFDRRTISITKTYNNEKNNTKNYMLVTPKTISSKRKIVVDESVIEVLRKHKLQQEKLIKQFSKSYHDKGYIFANFNRHPGYPILTKLVRTRMTRLLKFLEFQSKKYNPHSLRHTHTSLLAEAEVDIEEIMERLGHSDEKTTRKIYLHVTNVMKREASEKFGKLMRGVIKKPRE from the coding sequence ATGAAAGGTCATTATAAGAAGAGAGGTTGCACTTGTCCTATTGATAACTGTACCTGTGGAAAGACTTGGAGTTTCGTGATTGATGTCGGGCGTAATCCTAAAAACGGAAGAAGGAAACAGGCAACAGGGGCAGGTTTTAAAACTAGAGAAGAAGCTGAGCTAGCTGCTGCATCTCTACTTAACGAAATAAACCAAGGTTCTTATATTAAAGAATCGAATATTTTATTTAAGGATTTTGCTCAAAAATGGCTCTTAACATACAGTGAAAGAACTGGGTGCAAACCTAGCACAATTCGTCTTAGACAATATAGTATTAATAAGCTTTTGCCTTACTTTTCTCCTCTCAAACTGAAAATGATCTCTGATGAATTGTATCAAGCAGTTTTAGATGATTTAAAGGAACAAGGACTCTCTCAAAGTACCTTGGAAGGTATCCATGTGACATGTAAGATGATTTTCAAAATGGCCCTAAGTAAAAGAATGCTAAAATTTAATCCAATCGAATTCGCATATATTCCACGAGATAAAAAAGTTATTATAGAATCCGAAGAAGATGAAGAAACAGTTGAAGAGGAACTTCCAAAATACTTTGAAAAAGAGGAACTCGCACAATTCCTAGAAATCGTCTATGAAAAAGGGCTTTATATGGATGAACCTATCTTTATTACGTTAGCTTATACAGGGATGCGTGTAGGTGAGTTGGTGGTACTGAAGTGGAAAGATATTGATTTTGATCGACGCACAATTAGTATTACTAAAACGTACAACAACGAAAAAAACAACACGAAAAACTATATGTTAGTTACTCCTAAAACAATTTCATCAAAACGTAAAATTGTTGTAGATGAATCTGTGATTGAAGTACTTCGAAAACACAAATTACAACAAGAGAAATTAATTAAACAATTTAGCAAATCATATCATGACAAAGGTTATATTTTCGCAAACTTTAACCGTCATCCCGGCTATCCAATTCTAACAAAACTTGTTAGAACTAGAATGACCAGGCTATTAAAATTTTTAGAATTTCAGTCAAAAAAATATAATCCACACTCTCTTCGTCACACACATACTTCCCTACTTGCCGAAGCTGAAGTGGATATTGAAGAGATTATGGAACGATTAGGCCATAGTGATGAAAAAACAACAAGAAAAATATATCTTCATGTGACAAATGTAATGAAAAGAGAAGCTTCTGAAAAATTCGGAAAATTAATGCGAGGGGTTATTAAGAAACCAAGAGAGTAA
- a CDS encoding site-2 protease family protein, whose protein sequence is MYFMMVAVVSLASIGITIYSGILMTKIVIGKSNKDNDVEKLIILALYGMVLGALASYLINSPPISFVEFMLILKLIFTLFLVVTLHEMGHYLAARLFNVSVSTFSVGVGPTLLRFKFSDTNFQFNAIPIMGYVKPDSSNEQNLSLFKSCVFYLAGIFINIVCFFIGLTVFFIQQGQSVYDSFVIVYSKFVYLIPKFYSVIASLKFSDIITPEHDLENSIGLYISMANISQEFWLGFALLSIILACLNMIPIPVLDGGRVVLAILGSLFSLIGIPKKFINASFTWLFILGVIILYSPMIINNLWASSIEVGMTFPEYMLWMGIILTAIINIQIYLENRRNNNTTPVE, encoded by the coding sequence ATGTACTTTATGATGGTTGCTGTGGTTTCACTAGCTTCAATCGGGATAACAATTTATTCTGGAATATTAATGACAAAAATAGTAATAGGAAAAAGTAACAAAGACAATGACGTAGAAAAATTAATAATACTTGCTCTTTATGGGATGGTTTTAGGAGCTTTAGCAAGTTACCTCATTAACTCTCCACCCATATCATTCGTGGAATTCATGCTTATTTTAAAACTAATATTCACGCTTTTTTTAGTCGTCACTCTCCATGAAATGGGGCACTACCTTGCTGCGCGATTATTTAATGTTTCAGTTTCTACCTTTTCTGTTGGAGTCGGTCCTACGTTATTAAGATTTAAATTTTCAGATACGAATTTTCAGTTTAATGCTATCCCAATAATGGGGTATGTTAAACCTGATTCATCGAATGAACAAAACCTTTCTCTTTTTAAAAGCTGTGTGTTTTATTTGGCTGGAATATTTATTAATATTGTCTGTTTTTTTATTGGTCTAACAGTCTTCTTTATTCAACAAGGTCAATCTGTCTATGATTCCTTTGTTATTGTATATAGTAAGTTTGTTTATCTAATTCCGAAGTTTTACTCAGTCATTGCCAGTCTCAAATTTTCAGATATTATCACCCCTGAGCATGATTTAGAAAATAGTATCGGATTATATATCTCAATGGCAAATATTTCTCAAGAATTTTGGTTGGGTTTTGCCTTATTGAGTATAATATTAGCTTGTTTAAATATGATTCCTATTCCAGTATTAGATGGTGGTCGTGTTGTATTAGCTATACTTGGATCCCTGTTCTCTCTTATTGGAATACCTAAAAAATTCATTAACGCAAGTTTCACTTGGTTATTTATCCTTGGAGTAATAATTTTGTATAGCCCTATGATTATTAACAACCTTTGGGCTTCTAGTATCGAAGTTGGGATGACATTTCCTGAATATATGTTATGGATGGGTATCATTCTAACTGCTATTATTAATATTCAAATCTACTTAGAAAATAGAAGGAATAATAACACAACCCCTGTTGAATAA
- a CDS encoding helix-turn-helix transcriptional regulator, whose protein sequence is MKNNVKIARIQMNLTQQELAGKTGVTRQTISLIEKGKYNPTLNLCLEICYVLKQSLDELFWVDKEEK, encoded by the coding sequence GTGAAAAATAATGTAAAAATTGCCCGTATACAAATGAACTTAACACAACAAGAGTTAGCCGGGAAAACTGGTGTTACTCGTCAAACCATCAGTTTAATTGAAAAAGGAAAATACAATCCAACATTAAATTTATGCCTGGAAATTTGTTATGTACTTAAACAATCATTAGATGAATTATTTTGGGTTGATAAGGAGGAGAAATAG
- a CDS encoding HIRAN domain-containing protein, with amino-acid sequence MSKVHTLLVVWQNKKSRLFYHIGTLSYFDGHYEFSYSDTGQRKLKDALDNDYMLHPAFPIPDKVYRSKHLFPAFDRRLPSIDRADFKAILVDLGLDENSSKMDLLQQTRGRLASDTYSFEQPLRLEEDGKLHSSFFVHGMRHRNLPEGWHRRLTINSPLKLVQEPTNPADPNAVGIFTLGGILHLGYVPAFYSKAIFSLLEREAEPLVRVSYINEKSTPHWWLKVDFECEIPSLQGTTADELVPVMQ; translated from the coding sequence ATGAGTAAAGTTCATACGCTACTTGTTGTATGGCAGAATAAAAAAAGCCGTTTATTTTACCATATAGGTACCCTTTCTTACTTCGACGGTCATTATGAATTTTCTTATTCGGATACAGGGCAACGAAAGTTAAAGGATGCTTTAGACAATGACTATATGTTGCATCCAGCGTTCCCGATTCCAGATAAGGTTTATCGTTCTAAGCACCTTTTCCCAGCGTTTGATCGTCGACTGCCCTCGATTGATCGTGCGGATTTTAAAGCGATTCTAGTTGATTTGGGATTAGATGAAAACTCTTCAAAAATGGACTTGCTTCAACAAACTCGAGGTCGTTTAGCTAGCGATACGTATTCTTTTGAGCAACCATTGCGACTTGAGGAAGATGGTAAATTACATTCCAGTTTTTTTGTTCACGGAATGCGTCATCGAAATTTACCAGAAGGATGGCATAGGAGGCTCACGATCAATAGTCCATTAAAATTAGTTCAAGAACCTACTAATCCGGCAGATCCCAATGCAGTGGGTATATTTACTCTGGGAGGAATTCTTCACTTAGGGTATGTTCCTGCTTTCTACAGTAAAGCTATCTTTTCTTTACTAGAAAGGGAAGCAGAACCGTTAGTTCGAGTTTCCTATATAAACGAAAAATCCACACCACATTGGTGGTTAAAAGTGGACTTTGAATGCGAAATACCTTCATTACAGGGGACTACAGCGGATGAATTGGTTCCAGTAATGCAATAA
- a CDS encoding HipA domain-containing protein has translation MLRDITDWEHIGYGGKSTLEKEELRSPEGLKYLIKYPRPFEVGISWEDITELIAAEIGKILGLEMMKVEMVIRKGKRGCLLRNFVEEYDALMAEEGGALLTELVEEYKEVQESEWKNLELIHQGFQMIQKFPYWEFMKSEFIDMQLFDILIGNQDRHSYNWQLLFLPSIGAKFSPIYDNGASLGFRFDEDQLKFKAASEQEMNKYTKNTRVKAGLFENKSVKAKDTINYISEHFPIEFEESAKKLAEFDIIRYSKFINSLDVLSKAKKEWLLNIIPYRRKKILEWIGKEE, from the coding sequence GTGCTAAGAGATATCACTGATTGGGAACACATTGGTTATGGTGGTAAAAGCACCTTGGAGAAAGAGGAACTAAGGTCTCCAGAAGGCTTAAAATACTTAATAAAATACCCCAGACCATTTGAAGTAGGCATTTCGTGGGAAGATATCACCGAGTTGATTGCTGCTGAAATTGGAAAAATTCTTGGACTCGAAATGATGAAAGTTGAAATGGTGATTAGAAAAGGAAAAAGAGGTTGTCTACTTCGAAATTTTGTTGAGGAATACGATGCATTAATGGCTGAAGAAGGCGGCGCTTTATTAACCGAGTTGGTTGAAGAGTATAAAGAGGTACAAGAATCTGAATGGAAGAATTTAGAGCTCATTCATCAGGGATTTCAAATGATTCAGAAATTTCCGTATTGGGAATTTATGAAATCAGAATTTATAGATATGCAATTGTTTGATATTCTTATCGGCAATCAAGATAGGCACTCTTATAATTGGCAGTTATTATTTTTACCCTCCATTGGAGCGAAATTTTCTCCAATATACGATAACGGAGCCTCTTTAGGTTTTCGTTTTGATGAAGATCAGCTTAAGTTTAAAGCAGCGAGCGAGCAGGAAATGAACAAATACACTAAGAATACTAGGGTTAAAGCAGGTTTATTTGAAAATAAAAGTGTTAAAGCTAAAGACACAATAAACTATATTAGTGAGCATTTTCCTATAGAGTTTGAAGAAAGCGCTAAAAAGCTAGCTGAATTTGACATAATAAGGTATTCTAAATTTATTAATTCCTTAGATGTTTTAAGTAAAGCAAAGAAAGAATGGTTATTGAATATAATACCTTATCGTAGGAAGAAAATTTTAGAATGGATTGGAAAGGAGGAATAA
- a CDS encoding GNAT family N-acetyltransferase — protein MIREIKPDDAERLVNLIKKIESKSQYMLFESGERNISPEQQLKRIEVMKKEGNSTIFVAEENGVLIGYLFAMGGIAKRNRHSVYLVIGILSEYRGLGVGTKLFKHLEVWAREHSVHRLELSVVTRNEAGLQLYKKMGFDIEGTKRHSLIIDGEFVDEYYMSKLL, from the coding sequence GTGATTAGAGAGATAAAACCAGATGATGCTGAAAGATTGGTAAATTTAATTAAAAAGATTGAGAGTAAGTCCCAATATATGCTTTTTGAATCAGGTGAAAGAAACATTAGTCCTGAACAACAATTAAAAAGAATAGAAGTTATGAAAAAAGAAGGTAATTCAACTATTTTTGTAGCTGAAGAAAATGGTGTATTAATCGGATATCTATTTGCTATGGGTGGCATTGCAAAAAGAAACAGACATTCAGTATATCTTGTTATTGGTATTTTAAGTGAATATAGAGGGCTTGGGGTAGGGACTAAACTATTTAAACACTTAGAAGTTTGGGCTAGGGAACACAGTGTACATCGATTAGAATTATCCGTAGTAACTCGTAATGAAGCTGGATTGCAGTTATATAAAAAAATGGGATTTGATATTGAAGGAACAAAAAGACATTCGCTTATTATTGATGGTGAATTTGTAGATGAGTACTATATGTCTAAATTGTTATAA
- a CDS encoding flavodoxin family protein, with protein MKVLGLVFSARNDGNSFRMLDYCMKKFKDNSYEIEIINIHDLNINPCGNCNIECCKGSVCPIQDDIPRLLTKCFEADLLLFSLPTYCGHLPSTYFMLSERSQAIISKEFDYEKEYLRKLNFIFIGNITSGADMSTHEALYTFAGLNFFPETVLFSSRDYDMKPINGDLIEHALIQQKLNAYVGRLLKKANDIYR; from the coding sequence ATGAAAGTACTCGGTTTAGTTTTTAGTGCAAGGAATGATGGGAATTCATTTAGGATGCTAGATTACTGTATGAAGAAATTTAAAGATAATTCATATGAGATAGAAATAATTAATATCCATGATTTAAATATTAATCCTTGCGGGAATTGTAATATAGAGTGTTGTAAAGGTTCAGTGTGTCCAATTCAAGATGACATCCCAAGATTATTAACAAAATGCTTTGAAGCGGATTTACTTCTATTCTCTCTTCCAACATACTGCGGACATCTTCCTTCAACGTACTTTATGCTTTCGGAAAGGTCACAAGCAATTATTAGCAAGGAATTTGACTATGAAAAAGAATATCTTAGGAAATTAAATTTTATATTTATAGGAAACATTACATCAGGTGCGGATATGTCAACTCACGAAGCATTATATACTTTTGCGGGGCTTAATTTTTTCCCAGAAACAGTCCTGTTTTCGTCTAGGGATTATGATATGAAACCAATAAATGGAGATTTAATAGAACATGCACTTATACAACAGAAGCTTAATGCTTATGTAGGAAGGTTGTTAAAAAAGGCAAATGATATATATAGGTGA
- a CDS encoding GNAT family N-acetyltransferase, whose protein sequence is MISHRLLTHDTIIEVLSHINPDQNLLFYSYLTQRKEKALFICQFVEENLTAILAYFSEFSFPAFSFFRLEEKNIFFSDLVAFTRETLNLDEKAACGTILSSKDLELFQSFGLITGSPQRFLTMKHQDESKLLDSHITEKVRENEFSKVIDFLHKGGMRFFTKSELEYCPFLGVKEGEDFVSVGGYHFYDSKLVELGNIVTRLDCRGRGLAKQLTSELTHLGKKLSPDVYLGVLADNLPAVRVYEGLGYGITADLYMVNFTLSSTLSYCN, encoded by the coding sequence ATGATCTCACATCGATTACTTACTCACGATACAATCATCGAAGTATTGTCCCACATTAATCCAGACCAAAATTTACTTTTTTATAGTTATTTAACTCAACGAAAAGAAAAAGCTCTATTTATTTGCCAATTCGTTGAAGAAAATCTTACTGCCATATTAGCTTATTTTAGCGAATTTTCCTTCCCCGCCTTTTCCTTCTTCCGACTTGAAGAAAAGAATATCTTTTTTTCAGATCTCGTTGCGTTTACAAGAGAAACTCTCAATCTTGATGAAAAAGCTGCTTGTGGCACGATTCTCAGTTCAAAGGATCTTGAACTTTTTCAATCCTTTGGGCTTATCACAGGAAGCCCTCAACGATTTTTAACAATGAAGCATCAGGATGAATCGAAACTCCTTGATTCACACATAACGGAAAAGGTTAGGGAAAATGAATTTTCCAAGGTAATAGATTTTCTACATAAGGGTGGAATGAGGTTTTTTACTAAGAGCGAGTTAGAATATTGTCCTTTTCTTGGAGTTAAGGAAGGGGAAGATTTTGTTTCTGTCGGTGGCTATCATTTTTATGACTCTAAGCTTGTGGAGCTGGGGAACATTGTTACCAGGTTAGATTGCAGAGGAAGGGGATTAGCTAAGCAGCTGACAAGTGAATTGACACACCTCGGTAAAAAACTTTCACCAGATGTCTACCTAGGTGTATTGGCAGATAATCTGCCCGCTGTCCGGGTGTATGAAGGCTTGGGGTATGGAATAACTGCGGACCTTTACATGGTCAATTTTACCTTGTCTAGTACTCTTTCTTATTGTAATTAA